Sequence from the Candidatus Eisenbacteria bacterium genome:
CGACCGGGACACAATTCCTCCAGGCGGTGGGCTGCTCGGAGGGCGGACGCCTTCTCGCTTTGATGCATGAACTTAAAGAAAGACCACCGTATCGTGAGGACGAGGTTGTCTACGTCTCGGCCGGCGACGGCACGACCAGCGAGGGCGAGTTCTGGGAGGCGATCAACACGGCCGCCACCGACGCGCTCCCGGTCCTCTTCCTGATCACCGACAACCAGTACGCGATCTCGGTGCCGGTGGAGGCCCAGACGCCGGGCGGCGACATCGGGCGCTGCATGAGCTCTGTCCCCGGTCTTCGCGTGATGCGGGTCGACGGGACCGATCCGCTCGCGTCCTACCAGGCGATGGTCGAGGCGGCTCAGCATCTGCGCGCGGGGAAAGGCCCGGTCCTCCTGCACGCGATGGTGATCCGCCCGTACGGCCACTCGATGTCGGACGACGAGCAGTCGTACAAGCCGCCGCGCGAGCGCGAGGAAGAGGCGAAGCGCGATCCGATCACGACCTACCCGAAATATTTGATCCGCGAGGGGCTCGCGACCCAGGAGGCGATCGAGCAGATCCAGAAGGACGTGGAGGCGGAGATCGCCGAGGCCGAGGCCCAGGCGCTGAAGGCGGCGAAGCCCAAGCCGGAGACGATCTACGACCATCTCTACTCGCCGACCGTCGATCCGACGAGCCGCGCGTTCGAGACCGAGCCGCGCTTCGAGGGACAGCCCGAGACGATGGTGACCCTCATCAACCGCTGCCTCAAGGACGAGATGACGCGCGATCCGCGCATCGTGCTCTTCGGCGAGGACGTGGCCGACGCGACGCGGGAGCAGAATCTGGAATCGGTGCCCGGCAAGGGCGGGGTCTTCAAGGTCACCTACGGACTTCAGAAGCAGTTCGGCAAGGACCGCGTCTTCAATTCGCCCTTGGCCGAAGCCAACATCGTCGGCCGCGCGATCGGGATGGCCACGCGCGGCGTCAAGCCGGTTGTCGAGATCCAGTTCTTCGATTACATCTGGCCCGCGATGATGCAGATCCGGAACGAGCTCTCGATGCTGCGCTGGAGATCGAACGGGGACTTCTCCTGCCCCGCCGTCATCCGCGTGGCGATCGGCGGGTATCTCCAGGGTGGATCGATCTACCACAGCCAGTCGGGCGAGAGCATCTTCGCCCACTGCCCGGGGCTCAGGATCGTCTTCCCCTCGACCGCGGTGGACGCGAACGGACTCCTCCGCACGTCGATCCGCTGTGACGACCCGGTTCTTTTCCTGGAGCACAAGCATATCTACCGTCAGCCGTACGCGAAGGGTCCCTATCCCGGACCGGACTTCATGGTCCCGTTCGGGAAGGCGCGTGTCGCGCGGGAGGGGACGAACATCTCGGTGATCACGTGGGGAGCGACCGTGAACCGCGCGCTCCTCGCCGCGCAGCGGCTCGAGGCGGAAGGAATCAGCGTGGAGGTGATCGATCTTCGCACGCTCCTCCCCTTCGACCGGGAGGCGATCCAAAAGACCGTCGAGAAGACGTCGCGCGCGCTG
This genomic interval carries:
- a CDS encoding dehydrogenase, which gives rise to MLLSRRLDDEEIKLKKQNLIYFQISGAGHEAVLVAAGKALRSGSDWFYPYYRDRALMLTLGMTPLEMLYEAVGAAADPNSGGRQMPCHWGLKRANVVSQSSPTGTQFLQAVGCSEGGRLLALMHELKERPPYREDEVVYVSAGDGTTSEGEFWEAINTAATDALPVLFLITDNQYAISVPVEAQTPGGDIGRCMSSVPGLRVMRVDGTDPLASYQAMVEAAQHLRAGKGPVLLHAMVIRPYGHSMSDDEQSYKPPREREEEAKRDPITTYPKYLIREGLATQEAIEQIQKDVEAEIAEAEAQALKAAKPKPETIYDHLYSPTVDPTSRAFETEPRFEGQPETMVTLINRCLKDEMTRDPRIVLFGEDVADATREQNLESVPGKGGVFKVTYGLQKQFGKDRVFNSPLAEANIVGRAIGMATRGVKPVVEIQFFDYIWPAMMQIRNELSMLRWRSNGDFSCPAVIRVAIGGYLQGGSIYHSQSGESIFAHCPGLRIVFPSTAVDANGLLRTSIRCDDPVLFLEHKHIYRQPYAKGPYPGPDFMVPFGKARVAREGTNISVITWGATVNRALLAAQRLEAEGISVEVIDLRTLLPFDREAIQKTVEKTSRALVLHEDVLTGGFGGEIASIIAEHHFDSLDAPVRRIGAADTPVGYAPDLEAAILPQVDGITEAIRSLARY